In the genome of Streptomyces violaceoruber, the window GACCTTCGAGCAGCTGGACCTCGACTCGCTGGCCGTGGTGGAGCTGTTCGTCGTACTCACCGAGGAACTCGGCATCGAAGTGCAGGACGGCGAGGCCGACCCGGACCTCACCCTGGCCGGCGTGGCCGACCTCATCGCCGAGGCCGTCAAGCCGTGACCGGCGCCCGTCCCGACGTCGCCGTCACCGGGATCGGCCTGGTCACTCCGGCCGGCACCGGCCGCGAGGCCACCTGGGACGGCGTGTGCGCGGGCCGCCCCACCGCCCGGCACGTCCCCGAACTCAAGGGCCTCCCGGTCGACTTCGCCTGCCTCGTACCGGACTTCTCCCCTCGTGATCACGTCCCCGGCTCACGCCCCTGGCAGTACGACCGCTTCACCCAGTTCGCCCTCCACGCCGCCCTGGAGGCGGTCTCCGACGCCGGTCTGGACCCGGCCGACTGGGACGGGGACCGCGTCGCGGTGGTCTTCGGCAGCTCGGCCGGCGGCACCGGCACCATGCTGGACCAGCACCGCAAACTGCTGGAACTGGGCACGGCACGCGTCTCACCGCTGCTGCTGCCGATGTTCCTGCCCAACATGGCCACCGGACAGCTCACCATCCACCTGCGGGCCCGGGGCCCGGCGCTGTGCACGGTCACCGCCTGCGCCTCCGGCGCCACCGCCATCGGCACCGCCCTGCAACTCCTGCGCTCCGGGGCCTGCGACATCGCCGTCGCGGGCGCCTCCGACGCGGTCGTACAGCCCCTCTGGGTCACCGGCTTCGACCGGATGGGCGCGCTGTCCCGGCGCGGCGACGACCCGCGGGCCGCCTCCCGGCCCTTCGACACCGCGCGGGACGGCTTCGTCATGGCTGAGGGCGGTGCGGCCCTGGTCCTGGAGCCGGCGAGTGCGGCCCGGGCCCGCGGACGCCCCGGCTACGCCCTGCTGGCG includes:
- a CDS encoding beta-ketoacyl-[acyl-carrier-protein] synthase family protein, with protein sequence MTGARPDVAVTGIGLVTPAGTGREATWDGVCAGRPTARHVPELKGLPVDFACLVPDFSPRDHVPGSRPWQYDRFTQFALHAALEAVSDAGLDPADWDGDRVAVVFGSSAGGTGTMLDQHRKLLELGTARVSPLLLPMFLPNMATGQLTIHLRARGPALCTVTACASGATAIGTALQLLRSGACDIAVAGASDAVVQPLWVTGFDRMGALSRRGDDPRAASRPFDTARDGFVMAEGGAALVLEPASAARARGRPGYALLAGYGASSDAHHPVAPDPEGKGAALAVRRALDDAGARPADVQHINAHGTSTPLNDAAEARLIRRLFPHQPSVTSVKGTLGHLLGAAGAVEAAITALSVAHGRVPPVANLEKQEGDAEINAVTGTSRAQPVDLALSHSFGFGGHNAVLAFRSCPTEPAREPAAPSP
- a CDS encoding acyl carrier protein, with protein sequence MTTDTTPHSRAYDLLASVLCNKFEVPSEAIVPTATFEQLDLDSLAVVELFVVLTEELGIEVQDGEADPDLTLAGVADLIAEAVKP